In Acaryochloris marina S15, a single genomic region encodes these proteins:
- the recA gene encoding recombinase RecA: MSAKNDMTEKQKALDLVMKNVEKTFGKGAIMRLGDATRMQVETISSGALTLDLALGGGLPRGRVIEIYGPESSGKTTVALHAISQIQKTGGVAAFVDAEHALDPVYAAALGVDVSELLVSQPDSGEMALEIVDQLVRSSAVDLVVIDSVAALTPRAEIEGDMGDSHMGLQARLMSQALRKITSNIAKSGSTVIFLNQLRQKIGVTYGNPEVTTGGNALKFYASVRLDIRRIQTLKKGTDMYGIRAKVKVAKNKVAPPFRIAEFDILFGQGISTMGCLVDMAEEKDIIVRKGAWYSYDGSNIGQGRENTIQYFLDNPEFAQDVEQQVRQKLDLSGEEASADSVTTYEIEEADSTGSDIA; encoded by the coding sequence ATGAGCGCTAAAAATGACATGACTGAGAAGCAAAAAGCCCTCGACTTGGTGATGAAAAACGTTGAAAAGACGTTTGGCAAAGGGGCGATCATGCGACTGGGAGATGCCACTCGTATGCAGGTCGAGACCATCTCGAGTGGGGCATTAACCCTGGACCTCGCTTTAGGGGGTGGGCTTCCTAGAGGACGTGTCATTGAAATATATGGACCTGAAAGTTCGGGAAAAACAACGGTAGCCCTCCATGCGATCTCTCAGATCCAAAAGACTGGAGGTGTCGCGGCTTTTGTCGATGCAGAACATGCTCTTGATCCAGTTTATGCAGCAGCCTTGGGTGTCGATGTATCAGAGCTGCTTGTGAGTCAGCCTGATTCTGGGGAGATGGCTTTAGAAATTGTGGATCAGCTAGTTCGTTCTAGTGCGGTTGATCTGGTGGTGATTGACTCTGTTGCTGCTCTCACTCCTAGAGCTGAAATCGAGGGAGATATGGGTGATTCCCATATGGGCTTACAGGCTCGGTTGATGAGTCAAGCCCTGCGTAAGATTACAAGCAACATTGCCAAGTCAGGCAGCACCGTCATCTTCCTCAACCAACTTCGTCAGAAGATTGGGGTCACCTATGGTAACCCTGAGGTGACCACGGGAGGTAACGCCCTCAAGTTCTATGCATCTGTTCGCTTGGATATTCGTCGGATTCAAACTTTGAAAAAAGGGACTGACATGTATGGCATCCGAGCAAAGGTCAAGGTAGCAAAGAACAAGGTTGCTCCTCCCTTTCGGATTGCAGAGTTTGACATCCTATTTGGTCAAGGGATTTCAACAATGGGTTGCCTTGTGGATATGGCGGAAGAGAAGGATATCATTGTCCGTAAAGGAGCTTGGTATAGCTATGACGGTAGCAATATAGGCCAGGGGCGGGAGAATACCATTCAATATTTCCTAGATAATCCAGAGTTTGCTCAAGATGTAGAACAACA
- a CDS encoding RNB domain-containing ribonuclease, translating into MPRQPFSKPVLEEAETITLPTSINQRPQVPGITIDGAHSRDLDDAIWIEEKDNLTTLSVHIADVSELVQPGTLIDQEARTRIQTLYFRHNNKPMLPRCLSEDKLSLLEQQLRPTITLEITLNQSAEIQHIEVYESQLISHKRFTYEQADEALLDISLPDSIFLYRCWQWAEQLYQRRMQSKNFDGLTLPEGYYLDENGTLLSTDFTRYQSYLIIQEFMILANTAIAQWLVQHNIPAIYRNHTHRAIGPEQTHQFEALVNAQSEEDIRRVLMGWLNPAVYGPEPNGHFALNLSAYCHFTSPIRRYPDLINHRMVKAHLQEQTLSYSPEDICELSLHIEATLQVQEEAQKNYYKAQQRQLYESQLQSPEVIEQLPTREFSLLLRFALEDGQGEKLKAEATTRLLSGNVTVEDLFVLLLLGDDLQLQEQVLGYLAEHLHDAASIVSIALNQMEVWESSAYVEGNQESSFMIWLEILVDQQMLTTTQPGISMNKMGARHQACLAWLKAYKNGTLVHPEQREAPPIPQPTTPKPPAVLTKLKQYQEGHNCLSLLMELCQGFQWPQPGFEISEHEQGFLCECRLKVEENEMVGSGIASSKKTAKHRAARQIVEELQTTLVQDKSLVASC; encoded by the coding sequence ATGCCTCGACAACCCTTCTCTAAGCCCGTTCTTGAAGAAGCAGAGACCATTACCCTACCCACCTCCATTAATCAACGCCCACAAGTTCCAGGGATCACCATTGATGGAGCCCATTCCCGAGACCTGGATGATGCCATCTGGATTGAAGAGAAAGATAACCTCACGACCCTTTCCGTTCATATCGCTGACGTCTCGGAACTCGTCCAACCTGGCACCCTCATCGACCAAGAAGCCAGGACCCGGATTCAAACCTTATATTTTCGGCATAACAATAAACCGATGCTGCCCAGGTGTTTATCCGAAGATAAACTCAGTCTCCTAGAACAGCAGCTTAGACCCACAATCACCCTAGAGATCACTCTGAATCAATCCGCTGAAATTCAGCACATTGAAGTGTATGAATCCCAGCTGATCAGCCATAAACGCTTCACCTATGAACAAGCAGATGAAGCCCTCTTAGATATCAGTCTTCCTGACTCCATCTTTTTGTATCGATGTTGGCAATGGGCTGAGCAGCTCTATCAAAGACGAATGCAATCCAAGAACTTTGATGGACTCACCCTACCGGAAGGGTACTACCTAGATGAAAACGGTACTCTTTTGTCTACAGACTTCACCCGCTATCAGAGCTATCTGATTATTCAAGAGTTTATGATTCTGGCCAATACAGCCATTGCCCAATGGCTAGTCCAGCACAACATCCCCGCCATTTACCGGAATCATACCCATCGCGCCATTGGCCCTGAACAAACCCATCAGTTTGAGGCCCTCGTTAATGCCCAATCTGAAGAAGATATTCGCCGCGTTCTGATGGGTTGGCTCAATCCTGCAGTATATGGACCTGAGCCCAACGGTCACTTTGCCTTAAACCTGTCTGCCTATTGCCACTTTACGTCTCCCATTCGTCGTTACCCAGACTTGATCAACCACCGCATGGTCAAAGCTCACCTCCAAGAGCAGACCTTGTCCTATTCCCCAGAAGACATATGCGAGCTGTCCCTACACATTGAAGCCACCCTGCAAGTCCAAGAAGAAGCTCAAAAAAACTATTACAAAGCCCAGCAGCGACAACTCTATGAATCTCAACTGCAATCACCCGAGGTCATTGAACAGCTGCCAACACGAGAGTTTTCTCTCCTGCTCCGATTCGCTCTAGAAGATGGTCAGGGAGAAAAGCTTAAAGCTGAAGCCACCACTCGCTTACTATCTGGGAACGTAACCGTTGAGGATTTGTTTGTCTTGCTTTTGTTGGGTGATGACCTGCAGTTACAAGAACAGGTCTTGGGTTACTTAGCAGAACATCTCCATGATGCTGCGAGCATTGTCAGTATTGCTCTCAATCAAATGGAAGTCTGGGAAAGTTCTGCTTATGTGGAAGGCAATCAAGAATCCTCCTTTATGATCTGGTTAGAGATTCTGGTTGACCAACAGATGTTGACGACAACTCAACCGGGTATCTCCATGAACAAAATGGGGGCAAGACATCAGGCTTGTTTAGCTTGGCTCAAGGCCTATAAGAACGGTACCTTAGTCCATCCAGAGCAGAGAGAAGCTCCTCCTATCCCCCAACCGACGACACCTAAGCCTCCAGCTGTCCTCACTAAACTTAAACAGTACCAGGAAGGGCATAATTGTTTGAGTCTGCTCATGGAGTTGTGCCAGGGCTTTCAGTGGCCACAGCCAGGATTTGAGATTTCAGAGCATGAACAAGGTTTTCTTTGTGAATGTCGTCTCAAGGTTGAAGAGAATGAAATGGTTGGCAGCGGTATAGCCTCTAGTAAAAAGACGGCAAAGCATAGAGCTGCGAGACAGATTGTGGAGGAACTCCAGACAACCTTAGTCCAAGACAAATCCTTGGTTGCATCTTGCTGA
- a CDS encoding ISKra4 family transposase, which produces MDYEFRVIVEKVSVTTQEVVKRDTLKIYDIKQPESILDLGLRHEEQISLLSKVQSALLSEQSTLIDTGVTQCIKCGGKIGKLGFQPSTFHAVFSDHKLRIQKHRCKNPECRWQSMPSVLSVFGTDTHPDLVKLQCENGALHSYREAQDNMERLNAQRRSVNNHVQIKNVTNQVGERLSQANTTPPDQEELPTPAAELIAQVDGGHIPTKDKDKRSFEALSGIVYRPSAIEVVDKHHRQITEKTCVVSALEDELQTIKTYLHHAALKQGMTEETQVTALADGASNCWSVISVLELHCKALELILDWFHIGKKFRNVSNALGETFAESLDSAKGSLWHGKVDDALQKIAMLRDNISDEKKQTKLKGLYDYLKNNSEYLVNYDERDKAGLAYTSQVAESHIDTLINARHKKKQKMQWTRVGAHNVLQIRASMISNEWSDNWLDLVLPEEEKAA; this is translated from the coding sequence ATGGACTACGAATTTAGAGTGATTGTGGAGAAAGTTTCGGTTACCACTCAGGAAGTCGTTAAACGAGACACTCTAAAAATCTATGACATCAAGCAACCAGAATCTATTCTAGATCTAGGATTGCGTCACGAAGAACAAATCTCTCTGCTTTCCAAAGTCCAAAGTGCTCTGTTATCCGAACAATCTACCCTCATCGATACTGGAGTTACGCAGTGCATCAAATGTGGTGGGAAAATAGGCAAGCTTGGTTTTCAACCATCTACATTCCATGCCGTCTTCAGCGATCATAAACTCCGTATCCAAAAACATCGGTGCAAGAATCCTGAGTGTCGATGGCAAAGTATGCCATCGGTGTTGAGCGTCTTTGGCACAGATACTCATCCTGACTTAGTAAAACTGCAATGTGAGAATGGTGCCTTGCATAGCTATCGAGAAGCTCAGGATAATATGGAGCGGCTGAATGCTCAGCGCCGGAGTGTGAATAACCATGTCCAAATCAAAAACGTGACCAATCAAGTCGGTGAGCGTTTATCTCAAGCGAACACTACCCCTCCAGATCAAGAAGAGTTACCCACCCCGGCAGCAGAACTCATTGCTCAAGTCGATGGGGGTCATATTCCTACCAAAGATAAAGACAAGCGCAGTTTTGAAGCCTTATCTGGCATCGTTTATCGTCCTAGTGCCATTGAAGTAGTTGATAAACATCATCGCCAAATTACGGAAAAGACTTGTGTTGTTTCCGCCTTAGAGGATGAGTTGCAAACCATCAAGACCTATCTGCATCATGCGGCACTTAAACAAGGGATGACAGAAGAGACACAGGTCACTGCCTTGGCCGATGGTGCTAGCAACTGCTGGTCAGTCATCTCAGTTCTTGAGCTTCATTGCAAAGCATTAGAGCTGATCTTGGACTGGTTTCATATCGGCAAGAAATTCCGAAATGTCAGCAATGCACTGGGTGAAACCTTTGCAGAATCCCTCGATAGTGCGAAGGGGAGTTTATGGCATGGAAAAGTAGATGATGCTCTGCAGAAGATTGCCATGCTTCGAGACAACATTTCAGATGAGAAGAAGCAAACAAAGCTCAAAGGCTTATACGATTACTTAAAGAATAACAGTGAATATCTTGTCAATTATGACGAGCGAGATAAAGCGGGGCTAGCTTATACCAGTCAAGTTGCAGAATCTCATATTGACACCCTCATTAATGCTCGCCATAAAAAGAAGCAGAAGATGCAATGGACTCGGGTAGGTGCCCATAATGTCTTGCAAATCAGGGCGAGTATGATCAGTAATGAATGGAGTGATAATTGGCTAGATTTAGTTCTTCCTGAAGAAGAAAAAGCTGCTTGA
- a CDS encoding IS6 family transposase gives MKTTDLFKWRHYQSEIILLNVRWYCRYPLSYRNLEEMMIERGLEVDHSTINRWVLKYSPELDKRCRRHLKPTNDSWRVDETYIKIRKKWRYLYRAVDSDGYTLDFLLTAKRDAKAAKRFLTKALNAVHTHEPRVINVDKNPAYPPAVEQLQEEERIPEGVKVRQVKYLNNIVEQDHRGIKSLVNPGMGFGSFNSARRTLKGYEAMNMIRKGQIKNVGKDDVVGQISFINQIFGLAA, from the coding sequence ATGAAAACTACTGATCTGTTCAAATGGCGTCATTACCAATCTGAGATCATCCTGCTCAATGTTCGTTGGTATTGCCGTTATCCCCTCAGCTATAGAAATTTAGAAGAGATGATGATAGAGAGGGGCTTAGAGGTGGATCACAGCACCATCAATCGGTGGGTTCTCAAATATTCTCCTGAGCTAGACAAGCGCTGTCGTCGGCATCTCAAGCCTACCAATGATTCTTGGAGAGTTGATGAAACTTACATCAAAATCCGTAAAAAGTGGCGATACCTATATCGAGCCGTAGACTCTGATGGCTACACCCTCGACTTTTTACTCACAGCAAAGCGGGATGCTAAGGCTGCGAAGCGCTTTCTGACTAAAGCACTGAATGCCGTTCATACCCATGAACCTCGGGTGATCAATGTGGACAAGAATCCAGCATATCCTCCTGCTGTTGAGCAGTTACAGGAAGAGGAACGTATCCCTGAAGGAGTAAAAGTACGGCAGGTAAAATACCTCAATAATATAGTGGAGCAAGATCATCGTGGCATTAAAAGTCTCGTGAACCCTGGTATGGGATTTGGATCGTTTAACTCGGCTAGACGAACCTTAAAAGGGTATGAAGCGATGAACATGATCCGTAAAGGTCAGATCAAAAATGTGGGCAAAGATGATGTGGTAGGACAGATCTCTTTTATCAATCAAATCTTCGGATTAGCTGCATAG
- a CDS encoding Uma2 family endonuclease — MQTQLPVAETKESMPAEQRLTLNNIAWDTYEKILDAFGEYRAVRLHYNEGVLEFMVPLEAHENPSDIIGAFIRRLVVDSGFDLKSMASTTLRRKELQKGAEPDKCFYIQNESKVRGREVDLEKDPPPDLVLEVDITHTDIDKNHLYAKFGVPEFWRFDGQTLTILQLQDGEYQEVEQSLSLPWVNKSLFYEYLNNCKTLGEAQALRQLSTWIASHFPQS; from the coding sequence ATGCAAACTCAGCTACCTGTTGCCGAAACCAAAGAGTCGATGCCCGCTGAGCAGCGCCTGACGTTGAATAATATTGCTTGGGACACCTATGAAAAAATTCTGGATGCCTTCGGCGAATATCGAGCCGTTCGCTTGCACTACAACGAGGGAGTCCTTGAATTTATGGTTCCGCTAGAAGCCCATGAAAACCCCAGTGATATCATTGGAGCCTTTATTAGAAGGTTGGTGGTAGATAGTGGCTTTGATCTCAAAAGTATGGCATCTACGACCTTGCGCCGAAAGGAGCTACAAAAGGGAGCTGAACCTGATAAGTGTTTCTATATTCAAAATGAATCTAAAGTCCGAGGTCGGGAAGTCGATCTTGAAAAAGATCCCCCGCCTGATTTAGTGCTGGAAGTGGACATTACCCATACGGATATTGATAAGAACCATCTGTATGCCAAGTTTGGTGTCCCCGAGTTTTGGCGCTTCGATGGCCAAACATTAACCATTCTCCAACTCCAGGATGGGGAATACCAGGAAGTTGAACAGAGCCTGAGTCTTCCTTGGGTTAATAAGTCATTGTTCTACGAATACCTCAATAACTGTAAGACTTTGGGCGAAGCCCAAGCGTTACGCCAACTTTCGACTTGGATTGCATCCCATTTTCCTCAGTCATGA
- a CDS encoding type II toxin-antitoxin system HicA family toxin, with protein MTRKEKLIKRFLTRPKDFTWDELVVLLAFFQFSEVSTGKTGGSRRRFINEEGLVISLHKPHPRKILKKYQIEQVMDILEQEGLL; from the coding sequence ATGACTCGTAAAGAGAAGCTGATTAAACGCTTTCTCACCCGCCCCAAAGACTTTACCTGGGACGAGTTAGTTGTGTTGCTTGCCTTTTTTCAATTTTCTGAAGTATCGACTGGCAAAACGGGGGGTTCTAGAAGACGTTTCATCAATGAAGAGGGTCTTGTGATCAGCCTTCATAAACCCCATCCACGAAAAATATTAAAGAAATATCAGATTGAACAAGTCATGGACATTCTTGAACAGGAGGGGCTGCTATGA
- a CDS encoding type II toxin-antitoxin system HicB family antitoxin, giving the protein MKNMMEYQGYFGSVNFSDEDEVFFGKVEFIRSLISYEGTDVQSLKSAFHEAVDEYHSDCAENEIEPERPFKGSFNIRPGTQLHRRAAITAQQRGINLNTLVTEALENYLQPSK; this is encoded by the coding sequence ATGAAAAATATGATGGAATACCAAGGCTACTTTGGCTCCGTTAATTTCAGTGATGAGGATGAAGTATTCTTTGGAAAGGTTGAGTTCATTCGCAGCTTAATTAGCTATGAAGGTACTGACGTTCAATCTCTAAAATCAGCTTTTCATGAAGCCGTTGATGAATACCATTCTGATTGTGCTGAAAACGAAATTGAGCCTGAACGTCCCTTTAAGGGAAGCTTCAATATTAGACCTGGAACTCAACTTCATAGACGGGCTGCGATCACAGCTCAGCAACGAGGGATTAATCTTAATACGCTAGTAACTGAAGCGTTGGAGAATTATCTACAACCATCAAAATAG
- a CDS encoding transposase, with product MAADEGRFGRLGQVRRAWCAPGIRPESGQQLVREYLYGYVAVAPALGKMSALVLPFSNTQMMNLFLAQVADEFSDYFVVMQVDGASYHTGKKLVIPDNIRLIVQPPRSPQLNAVEHIWEEVKEKHFYNQVFDSLDEVSDTLCKGLKELMDLPDRLTSMTNLPHMRITI from the coding sequence ATGGCAGCAGACGAAGGGCGCTTTGGTCGTCTAGGGCAAGTAAGAAGAGCTTGGTGTGCTCCTGGAATTCGACCCGAAAGTGGGCAGCAGCTTGTCCGTGAATATCTCTATGGCTATGTTGCTGTTGCTCCTGCGTTAGGAAAGATGAGTGCTTTAGTCTTACCCTTTTCCAATACTCAGATGATGAACTTATTCCTAGCACAAGTGGCGGATGAATTTTCAGACTATTTTGTGGTGATGCAGGTCGATGGAGCGTCTTACCACACCGGAAAGAAGCTCGTCATTCCAGACAATATACGCTTGATTGTTCAGCCTCCTCGAAGTCCACAACTCAATGCTGTAGAGCATATCTGGGAGGAGGTGAAAGAAAAGCACTTCTACAATCAGGTTTTTGATTCTTTAGATGAGGTATCCGATACCTTGTGCAAGGGACTCAAAGAACTCATGGATTTACCCGATAGGCTGACTTCTATGACCAATCTTCCTCATATGAGAATTACGATTTAA
- a CDS encoding winged helix-turn-helix domain-containing protein yields MSRVSTVKPHLTVDEVKDKIATAPTARCQQKWMIIYNALVDPRPAIEIATHTATSLRTVHQVISAYNRLGAAAIAPRAKRKKNPGAYLSIEEEIEFLESFIERAQQGHLTTVQEIQTAFETKVETSVAPSTIYRLLDRHGWRKLMPRPSHPNGNKAAREAFKKTFGGWSKPL; encoded by the coding sequence ATGAGTCGAGTTAGTACAGTTAAACCGCATCTAACAGTGGATGAGGTGAAAGACAAAATTGCCACGGCTCCGACTGCCCGCTGTCAGCAAAAATGGATGATTATTTATAACGCCCTGGTAGATCCTCGCCCAGCTATCGAAATAGCCACGCATACTGCTACTAGTCTTCGAACGGTCCATCAGGTGATTTCCGCTTACAATCGCCTAGGAGCAGCAGCAATTGCTCCTAGGGCTAAACGGAAGAAGAATCCCGGTGCTTATCTGAGTATCGAAGAAGAGATTGAATTTTTAGAATCGTTTATTGAACGTGCTCAACAAGGTCATTTAACAACGGTTCAAGAGATCCAAACGGCCTTTGAGACTAAAGTGGAGACGTCAGTGGCACCCAGTACTATCTATCGTTTGCTAGACCGACACGGATGGCGCAAACTCATGCCTCGTCCGTCCCATCCCAATGGAAACAAAGCGGCACGAGAGGCTTTTAAAAAAACTTTCGGGGGCTGGTCCAAACCGCTGTAG
- a CDS encoding ISKra4 family transposase, giving the protein MDYEFRVIVEKVSVTTQEVVKRDTLKIYDIKQPESILDLGLRHEEQISLLSKVQSALLSEQSTLIDTGVTQCIKCGGKIGKLGFQPSTFHAVFSDHKLRIQKHRCKNPECRWQSMPSVLSVFGTDTHPDLVKLQCENGALHSYREAQDNMERLNAQRRSVNNHVQIKNVTNQVGERLSQANTTPPDQEELPTPAAELIAQVDGGHIPTKDKDKRSFEALSGIVYRPSAIEVVDKHHRQITEKTCVVSALEDELQTIKTYLHHAALKQGMTEETQVTALADGASNCWSVISVLEPHCKALELILDWFHIGKKFRNVSNALGETFAESLDSAKGSLWHGKVDDALQKIAMLRDNISDEKKQTKLKGLYDYLKNNSEYLVNYDERDKAGLAYTSQVAESHIDTLINARHKKKQKMQWTRVGAHNVLQIRASMISNEWSDNWLDLVLPEEEKAA; this is encoded by the coding sequence ATGGACTACGAATTTAGAGTGATTGTGGAGAAAGTTTCGGTTACCACTCAGGAAGTCGTTAAACGAGACACTCTAAAAATCTATGACATCAAGCAACCAGAATCTATTCTAGATCTAGGATTGCGTCACGAAGAACAAATCTCTCTGCTTTCCAAAGTCCAAAGTGCTCTGTTATCCGAACAATCTACCCTCATCGATACTGGAGTTACGCAGTGCATCAAATGTGGTGGGAAAATAGGCAAGCTTGGTTTTCAACCATCTACATTCCATGCCGTCTTCAGCGATCATAAACTCCGTATCCAAAAACATCGGTGCAAGAATCCTGAGTGTCGATGGCAAAGTATGCCATCGGTGTTGAGCGTCTTTGGCACAGATACTCATCCTGACTTAGTAAAACTGCAATGTGAGAATGGTGCCTTGCATAGCTATCGAGAAGCTCAGGATAATATGGAGCGGCTGAATGCTCAGCGCCGGAGTGTGAATAACCATGTCCAAATCAAAAACGTGACCAATCAAGTCGGTGAGCGTTTATCTCAAGCGAACACTACCCCTCCAGATCAAGAAGAGTTACCCACCCCGGCAGCAGAACTCATTGCTCAAGTCGATGGGGGTCATATTCCTACCAAAGATAAAGACAAGCGCAGTTTTGAAGCCTTATCTGGCATCGTTTATCGTCCTAGTGCCATTGAAGTAGTTGATAAACATCATCGCCAAATTACGGAAAAGACTTGTGTTGTTTCCGCCTTAGAGGATGAGTTGCAAACCATCAAGACCTATCTGCATCATGCGGCACTTAAACAAGGGATGACAGAAGAGACACAGGTCACTGCCTTGGCCGATGGTGCTAGCAACTGCTGGTCAGTCATCTCAGTTCTTGAGCCTCATTGCAAAGCATTAGAGCTGATCTTGGACTGGTTTCATATCGGCAAGAAATTCCGAAATGTCAGCAATGCACTGGGTGAAACCTTTGCAGAATCCCTCGATAGTGCGAAGGGGAGTTTATGGCATGGAAAAGTAGATGATGCTCTGCAGAAGATTGCCATGCTTCGAGACAACATTTCAGATGAGAAGAAGCAAACAAAGCTCAAAGGCTTATACGATTACTTAAAGAATAACAGTGAATATCTTGTCAATTATGACGAGCGAGATAAAGCGGGGCTAGCTTATACCAGTCAAGTTGCAGAATCTCATATTGACACCCTCATTAATGCTCGCCATAAAAAGAAGCAGAAGATGCAATGGACTCGGGTAGGTGCCCATAATGTCTTGCAAATCAGGGCGAGTATGATCAGTAATGAATGGAGTGATAATTGGCTAGATTTAGTTCTTCCTGAAGAAGAAAAAGCTGCTTGA
- a CDS encoding DUF29 domain-containing protein, which yields MTTNIRTLYNRDVVEWADRQAQLLRDRQFDLLDMENLIEEIEDLGNRHRDKVKSQLKRMLWHLLKMKYQPSKHTDSWDFTIVDAANQIKDEFEDRPSLRRHLEESFDLCYKRARRDAANETRLDISTFPVQCPENIKTKAWALINSDD from the coding sequence ATGACCACCAATATACGCACCCTATATAACCGTGATGTCGTGGAGTGGGCTGATAGACAGGCTCAACTGTTACGTGATCGCCAGTTTGACTTACTCGATATGGAAAACTTGATTGAGGAAATTGAGGATTTGGGCAACCGCCATCGGGATAAAGTAAAAAGCCAGCTCAAGCGGATGCTTTGGCATTTACTAAAAATGAAATATCAGCCATCTAAGCACACCGATAGCTGGGATTTCACCATAGTTGATGCTGCGAACCAGATTAAAGATGAGTTTGAAGATCGCCCCTCCCTGCGTCGTCACCTAGAGGAGTCCTTTGATCTCTGCTATAAACGGGCGCGACGAGATGCAGCCAATGAAACGAGGCTTGATATTTCCACTTTCCCTGTGCAATGCCCTGAGAACATCAAGACCAAAGCATGGGCGCTGATCAACAGTGATGACTAG
- a CDS encoding IS630 family transposase — MLAQFKLRFTQSTRKKIEAKLRQAYGSQNLRLVKRISALLQLGQGGSVAQVAETLALGEQTIRDYLHAFLKRGIASFRYKASQGRRSKLTPRQRQQLKSWIKAGPLKAGYECGCWSALMVQDLIAKRFNVSYHPHYVSTLLRNLGFSFQRARFVAAHLNEAKRQEWMTHKWPEILRLSAAKDALILFGDEASFAQWGSLSYTWSLRGDQPTLPTSGKRKAYKVFGLIDYHSGQFFYQGQTGRFNSEGYTAFLTQVLQQTHKHIILIQDGARYHTSKATKQFFDQQSARLTPFQLPTYSPDFNPIEFLWKKLKKRSTHLRFFKQFDDLVQQVDEGLLYFSQTPNEITVLMGKYCKTLGTQAA; from the coding sequence ATGCTCGCACAATTCAAACTGCGCTTTACCCAATCAACACGCAAAAAGATTGAAGCTAAACTGCGCCAGGCATACGGGAGTCAGAATTTACGTCTGGTCAAACGTATTAGTGCTTTATTGCAGCTTGGTCAAGGTGGTTCAGTGGCACAGGTAGCTGAAACATTGGCACTAGGCGAACAAACGATCAGGGATTATCTGCATGCATTTCTAAAACGAGGTATCGCTAGCTTTAGATACAAAGCGTCTCAAGGACGTCGCAGCAAACTCACTCCACGGCAACGACAACAGCTCAAGTCATGGATTAAAGCAGGTCCGCTCAAAGCTGGATACGAGTGTGGTTGTTGGAGTGCATTAATGGTTCAAGACCTGATTGCGAAACGCTTCAATGTTTCCTATCATCCCCATTATGTGAGTACTCTACTGAGGAACTTAGGCTTTTCATTTCAAAGAGCACGGTTTGTTGCAGCTCATCTCAATGAAGCCAAGCGACAAGAATGGATGACACACAAATGGCCTGAGATTTTGCGTTTATCAGCAGCCAAAGATGCCCTAATTTTATTTGGGGATGAGGCCAGTTTTGCGCAGTGGGGGTCGTTAAGCTACACCTGGAGTCTTCGTGGAGACCAGCCAACATTGCCCACCAGTGGTAAACGGAAGGCTTACAAGGTGTTTGGATTAATTGATTATCATTCTGGTCAGTTCTTCTATCAAGGTCAGACGGGACGCTTCAATTCTGAAGGGTATACTGCTTTTCTAACTCAAGTACTCCAGCAGACTCACAAGCATATTATTCTCATTCAGGACGGGGCTAGATATCACACCAGTAAAGCAACTAAGCAGTTCTTTGACCAGCAATCCGCTCGCCTTACTCCTTTCCAATTACCCACATATTCTCCTGACTTCAACCCAATTGAATTCTTGTGGAAGAAACTCAAAAAACGCAGCACACACCTACGGTTCTTCAAGCAATTTGATGACTTAGTTCAGCAGGTCGATGAGGGGCTACTGTACTTTAGTCAGACTCCCAATGAAATTACTGTCTTAATGGGCAAATATTGCAAAACCTTGGGTACACAAGCTGCCTAG